CTTTCTTCGACAAAGAACCGCAGACCAATCGGAAGGGTTCGCATCGACGTCGTATTGGTCACGATCAGTGGCCATAAATAAGAATCCCAGTGCGCGAGAAAAATGAAGAGCGTAATGGTCGCCAATGCAGGACGCGCAAGTGGCATGACTATCTGCACGAGGATTCGGACTCGTCCCGCTCCGTCTACCGCGCGGCGTCTTCCAATTCACGCGGCAAACTGGCAAAGAACTGCCGGAGAAAGAACACCGCAAATGCGTTCGCCAGAACAGGACGGTCAGTGCCTGATAGGTATCGATCCATCCCAGCTTGCTGATCAGCAGGAACAGCGGCAGCATGGTGACCTGATCAGGGATGACGAGCGTCGCCAGATACACGAGAAACAGGAAGTTCCGGCCAAAGAACTCAAACCGCGCAAAC
The nucleotide sequence above comes from Candidatus Flexicrinis proximus. Encoded proteins:
- a CDS encoding carbohydrate ABC transporter permease; the encoded protein is MQIVMPLARPALATITLFIFLAHWDSYLWPLIVTNTTSMRTLPIGLRFFVEESGAQLNYTMAGALMAVIPIILLFFMVQKRFIEGIAMTGTKG